From Chromohalobacter canadensis, one genomic window encodes:
- a CDS encoding LysR family transcriptional regulator, which translates to MSNSISLVALRLFVRVAATGSFAGAARQQGLPASSVSRHIAALEKALGQRLLYRHTRAVRLTEVGERYYQEVREILDTLDIATEQAAGTASQPQGLLRINAPVAFGRRHIAPRLASFQANYPHIETELTLSDAFIDPVQEGVDVVVRVGALNDSSLVARRLAEQHFVVCAAPGYLERWGVPSTPDALVEHNCLIYKGTRGVQQWYFRAEGTRKYQAREVRGNLRSNNAESLLEAALQGQGIVLFPTWLIHAELKAGRLTPVLSDWEASGEPAPQGIHAIFPENRLRSSKVAAFLEDLQATIGEPPYWDA; encoded by the coding sequence ATGAGCAACTCGATCTCATTGGTGGCGCTGCGCTTGTTTGTACGGGTTGCGGCCACGGGGAGCTTTGCGGGGGCGGCACGCCAGCAGGGGTTGCCGGCTTCGTCGGTGTCGCGCCATATCGCGGCGCTGGAGAAGGCATTGGGCCAACGACTGCTCTATCGGCACACGCGCGCGGTGCGGCTGACGGAAGTGGGCGAGCGGTATTATCAGGAAGTGCGCGAGATCCTGGATACGCTGGATATCGCCACGGAGCAGGCGGCGGGCACCGCGTCGCAGCCGCAGGGGTTGTTGCGCATCAACGCCCCGGTGGCATTCGGGCGGCGGCATATCGCACCGCGTCTGGCGAGTTTTCAGGCCAATTATCCGCATATCGAGACGGAGCTGACGCTCAGCGATGCCTTCATCGACCCGGTACAAGAAGGCGTCGATGTCGTGGTGCGGGTGGGCGCCTTGAATGATTCCAGCCTGGTGGCGCGTCGGCTGGCCGAACAGCACTTCGTGGTATGCGCCGCGCCGGGCTATCTCGAGCGGTGGGGCGTGCCGTCGACGCCCGATGCGCTGGTAGAGCACAACTGTCTGATCTACAAGGGCACGCGAGGCGTCCAGCAGTGGTATTTCCGAGCCGAGGGAACCCGCAAGTATCAGGCGCGGGAAGTGCGTGGCAACTTGCGCAGCAACAACGCCGAGAGCTTGCTGGAAGCCGCCTTGCAGGGGCAGGGTATCGTGCTGTTTCCGACCTGGCTGATTCACGCGGAACTCAAGGCCGGGCGGCTGACGCCGGTATTGTCCGATTGGGAAGCCTCCGGTGAGCCAGCACCGCAAGGCATCCATGCGATCTTTCCGGAAAACCGCTTGCGCTCCTCCAAGGTGGCGGCATTCCTGGAGGACTTGCAGGCGACGATCGGCGAGCCGCCGTATTGGGATGCTTGA
- the cdd gene encoding cytidine deaminase, with translation MPETRPAPLSEASRQALIAVRDSAYAPYSRHPVGALLVAESGQHYLGCNVESANFKGLCAEAGAISAMIAQGEREIATLYVIGPGEHLCTPCGDCRQRIREFATPETVIVVLDGNGAPLRHYTMEQLLPDSFGPENLPPS, from the coding sequence ATGCCTGAGACGCGACCCGCCCCCCTTTCCGAGGCGTCGCGCCAGGCGTTGATCGCGGTACGCGACAGCGCCTACGCGCCCTACTCCCGCCATCCGGTCGGCGCCTTGCTGGTCGCCGAGAGCGGCCAGCACTACCTGGGCTGCAACGTGGAAAGCGCCAACTTCAAGGGCCTCTGCGCCGAAGCCGGTGCCATCAGCGCGATGATCGCGCAGGGCGAGCGAGAGATCGCCACGCTTTACGTCATCGGCCCCGGTGAACACCTGTGCACGCCCTGTGGCGACTGCCGCCAGCGCATTCGCGAGTTCGCGACTCCGGAGACCGTCATCGTCGTCCTCGATGGCAATGGCGCGCCGCTCCGGCACTACACCATGGAGCAGTTATTGCCTGACTCCTTCGGGCCGGAGAACCTGCCTCCGTCGTGA
- the deoD gene encoding purine-nucleoside phosphorylase has protein sequence MSTPHINAPAGAFADTVLMPGDPLRAQFIAETFLEDVECVNQVRNMLGFTGTYRGRRLSVMGSGMGIPSISIYAKELITDYGVKRLVRVGSCGAVRDDVAVNDIVVGMGACTDSGVNRTRFKGHDFAAIADFALTRHAVDAASARGTPVKVGNLFSAELFYSPDEAMFEVMKRHGVLGVEMEAAGLYGVAAEFGARALTVCTVSDHILKGEALDAQTRQTGFHEMMAITLEGLLRDDKETSHA, from the coding sequence ATGTCGACGCCGCACATCAATGCCCCCGCAGGTGCCTTCGCCGATACCGTGCTCATGCCCGGCGATCCGCTGCGCGCCCAATTCATCGCCGAGACCTTTCTGGAAGACGTCGAGTGCGTCAACCAGGTGCGCAACATGCTCGGCTTCACCGGCACCTATCGTGGTCGCCGCCTGTCGGTCATGGGTAGCGGCATGGGCATTCCTTCTATCTCCATCTACGCCAAGGAGCTGATCACCGACTACGGCGTCAAGCGTCTGGTGCGTGTGGGCTCCTGCGGCGCGGTACGCGACGACGTGGCCGTCAACGACATCGTCGTGGGCATGGGTGCCTGCACCGACTCCGGCGTCAACCGCACCCGCTTCAAGGGGCATGACTTCGCCGCCATCGCCGACTTCGCACTGACCCGCCACGCCGTCGACGCAGCCAGCGCACGCGGCACCCCGGTCAAGGTCGGCAACCTGTTCTCGGCAGAGCTCTTCTATTCGCCCGACGAGGCAATGTTCGAGGTCATGAAGCGCCATGGCGTGCTCGGCGTCGAGATGGAAGCCGCCGGCCTGTACGGCGTCGCCGCCGAGTTCGGCGCCCGCGCGTTGACCGTGTGCACGGTGTCCGACCATATTCTGAAAGGCGAAGCCCTCGATGCGCAGACACGCCAGACCGGCTTTCACGAGATGATGGCGATTACCCTCGAGGGCCTGCTACGCGACGACAAGGAAACTTCCCATGCCTGA
- a CDS encoding phosphopentomutase codes for MTRAILLVLDSFGIGNAPDASAFGDAGADTLGHIARHRAASGRPLALPNLASLGLYHAHHRATGEWAEGVTPPDMLDGAYAAAAEISSGKDTPSGHWEIAGVPALFEWGYFLDETQSFPPDLLEALIERADLPGVLGNCHASGMPILEALGEEHIATGKPIVYTSADSVFQIAAHETHFGLDRLYALCEIARELLMPYNIGRVIARPFVGETASGFIGETPETFERTGNRRDYAIEPPTPTVLQKLHDDGGTVLGVGKIGDIYAHCGVSKVLKAHGHDALFDATLKAIDEAGERSLENKQTLVMTNFVDFDTLYGHRRDPDGYAEALEAFDRRLPEVLAKLRPEDLLILTADHGNDPTWTGTDHTREQVPVLASGAGLTPGPLGDEAGRLATFADIGQSLATHFGLTPMAHGSDFLTDSTTTTTGD; via the coding sequence ATGACCCGCGCCATCCTGCTCGTCCTCGATTCCTTCGGCATCGGCAACGCCCCGGACGCGTCGGCGTTCGGTGATGCCGGCGCGGATACGCTAGGCCATATCGCCCGACATCGTGCTGCCTCGGGCCGGCCTCTCGCCCTGCCCAACCTGGCAAGCCTTGGGCTCTATCACGCGCATCATCGCGCCACCGGCGAGTGGGCAGAAGGTGTCACGCCACCCGACATGCTCGACGGCGCCTACGCGGCAGCGGCGGAGATCTCCTCAGGCAAGGACACACCTTCCGGGCATTGGGAAATCGCCGGGGTGCCGGCGCTGTTCGAGTGGGGCTACTTCCTCGACGAGACCCAAAGCTTCCCGCCCGACCTTCTGGAAGCACTGATCGAGCGCGCCGACCTGCCCGGCGTTTTGGGCAACTGCCATGCGTCCGGCATGCCGATCCTCGAGGCACTTGGCGAAGAACATATCGCCACTGGCAAGCCCATCGTCTATACCTCCGCGGACTCAGTGTTCCAGATCGCCGCCCACGAGACCCACTTCGGCCTGGACCGCTTGTATGCGCTGTGCGAAATCGCCCGCGAGCTGCTGATGCCCTACAACATCGGCCGCGTCATCGCCCGCCCCTTCGTCGGCGAAACGGCTTCGGGTTTTATTGGAGAGACACCCGAGACCTTCGAGCGCACCGGCAATCGCCGCGACTACGCCATCGAACCGCCCACGCCGACCGTACTCCAAAAGCTGCACGACGACGGCGGCACGGTGCTCGGCGTGGGTAAGATCGGCGATATCTACGCCCATTGCGGCGTTTCGAAAGTGCTCAAGGCCCACGGCCATGACGCGCTGTTCGACGCGACGCTCAAGGCCATCGATGAGGCCGGCGAGCGTTCACTGGAGAATAAGCAGACGCTGGTGATGACCAACTTCGTCGACTTCGACACGCTCTACGGCCACCGGCGCGACCCGGATGGCTACGCCGAGGCGCTGGAAGCCTTCGATCGGCGTTTGCCGGAAGTGCTCGCCAAGCTGCGTCCCGAGGACCTGCTGATCCTCACCGCCGATCACGGCAACGACCCGACCTGGACGGGTACCGACCACACCCGCGAGCAAGTGCCCGTGCTCGCCAGCGGTGCAGGCTTGACGCCGGGACCGTTGGGCGACGAGGCCGGTCGTCTGGCGACCTTCGCCGATATCGGCCAGAGCCTGGCGACGCATTTCGGTCTCACGCCCATGGCCCACGGCAGCGACTTCCTAACCGACTCCACCACGACGACAACAGGAGACTGA
- the deoA gene encoding thymidine phosphorylase has protein sequence MLIQDILRRKRNAEVLDADAIHTFMRGVADGSVGDAQIGAFAMAVVLNGMNREEAIALTEATRDSGQVLRWHDLNLDGPVLDKHSTGGVGDLVSLVLGPWIAACGGHVPMISGRGLGHTGGTLDKLEAIPGYNVTPDDDLFRQLVKDVGVAIIGQTGTLAPADKRLYGVRDVTATVESLPLIVASILGKKLACGLDTLVMDVKVGNGAFMPTPDASRELAEAIVAIGSGAGTPTSVLLTDMNQPLADCAGNALEVHEALRLLRGDGRDSRLYQVTHALATEMLVQAGLATDAADAATRLETALASGEALERFSRMVHGLGGPSDLAERPAHYLAPAPFTTDVVAPRAGTVNAIDTRALGLGVVELGGGRRNAGDAIDHRVGLSHIAALGQRIEIGQPLLRLHATSRAEADAVSRRLSEAFTLGEPAHAVPPELIHATLRQETSS, from the coding sequence ATGCTGATTCAAGACATCCTCCGCCGTAAGCGTAACGCCGAGGTCCTCGACGCCGACGCCATCCACACCTTCATGCGCGGCGTCGCCGATGGCAGCGTGGGCGATGCTCAGATCGGTGCCTTCGCCATGGCGGTCGTGCTCAATGGCATGAACCGCGAGGAGGCCATCGCGCTGACCGAGGCCACCCGTGATTCCGGCCAGGTCCTGCGCTGGCACGACCTGAACCTCGACGGCCCGGTGCTCGACAAGCACTCCACCGGCGGCGTGGGCGATCTCGTGTCGTTGGTACTCGGGCCGTGGATCGCCGCCTGCGGCGGTCACGTGCCCATGATCTCCGGGCGCGGGCTCGGCCACACCGGCGGCACGCTGGACAAGCTCGAAGCGATTCCTGGCTATAACGTCACGCCCGACGACGATCTCTTTCGCCAGTTGGTGAAAGACGTCGGCGTGGCGATCATCGGCCAGACCGGCACCCTCGCCCCCGCCGACAAGCGCCTGTACGGCGTGCGCGACGTGACCGCCACGGTCGAGTCGTTGCCATTGATCGTAGCCTCGATTCTGGGCAAGAAACTGGCCTGCGGGCTCGACACCCTGGTCATGGACGTCAAGGTAGGCAACGGCGCCTTCATGCCCACGCCCGACGCCTCGCGAGAACTGGCCGAGGCCATCGTCGCCATCGGCAGCGGCGCCGGCACGCCCACCAGCGTGCTGCTGACCGACATGAACCAGCCGCTGGCCGACTGCGCCGGCAATGCCTTGGAAGTCCACGAGGCGTTGAGGCTCTTGCGCGGCGACGGGCGCGATAGCCGCCTCTACCAGGTCACCCATGCCCTGGCCACGGAAATGCTCGTGCAGGCCGGCCTCGCCACCGATGCCGCCGACGCCGCAACGCGTCTGGAGACCGCCCTGGCCTCCGGCGAGGCGTTGGAGCGCTTTTCGCGCATGGTGCATGGCCTCGGCGGCCCGAGCGATCTGGCAGAACGCCCCGCGCACTATTTAGCGCCAGCGCCCTTCACGACCGATGTCGTTGCTCCTCGGGCCGGCACCGTCAACGCCATCGACACCCGCGCACTGGGTCTCGGCGTCGTCGAACTGGGCGGCGGTCGCCGCAACGCCGGCGATGCCATCGACCACCGCGTCGGTCTCTCGCACATCGCCGCGCTCGGCCAGCGCATCGAGATCGGCCAGCCTCTGCTGCGCCTGCATGCCACCAGTCGAGCCGAGGCCGACGCCGTCTCTCGGCGCCTGAGCGAGGCTTTCACTCTCGGCGAACCGGCTCACGCTGTGCCGCCCGAACTGATCCACGCCACCCTGCGTCAGGAGACATCGTCATGA
- the deoC gene encoding deoxyribose-phosphate aldolase, which yields MTDLKPIARQALALMDLTSLNDDDDSARIQTLCRRANTPVGYPAALCLYPAFIEDAQRELDALGLTRRIRIATVTNFPEGASNAERAARETRRAVAAGADEVDVVFPYRALLDGAPDVGRLLVEACREACGGATLKVILETGELQDPALIRQAADIAIAAGADFIKTSTGKVAVNATLESAEIMLEAIRDSGRDVGFKAAGGIRTTEDAKAYLELAARIMGDDWATPVHFRFGASGLLDALLATLEVGDTKAPQDGY from the coding sequence ATGACCGATCTCAAGCCCATCGCCCGTCAGGCCTTGGCCCTGATGGATCTCACCTCACTCAACGACGACGATGACAGTGCCCGTATCCAGACGCTGTGCCGTCGCGCGAACACGCCCGTCGGCTATCCCGCCGCGCTGTGCCTGTACCCGGCCTTCATCGAGGACGCCCAACGCGAACTCGACGCCCTTGGCCTGACCCGACGCATTCGCATCGCCACGGTGACCAACTTCCCCGAGGGTGCTTCCAACGCCGAGCGCGCAGCGCGCGAGACACGTCGCGCCGTGGCCGCGGGCGCCGACGAAGTCGACGTAGTCTTTCCCTATCGGGCCCTGCTCGACGGCGCGCCCGATGTCGGCCGCTTGCTCGTCGAGGCGTGCCGCGAGGCCTGTGGCGGCGCGACGTTGAAGGTCATCCTCGAAACCGGCGAGCTCCAGGATCCCGCTCTGATTCGCCAAGCCGCCGACATCGCCATCGCCGCCGGTGCCGACTTCATCAAGACCTCCACCGGCAAGGTCGCCGTCAACGCCACCCTCGAATCCGCCGAGATCATGCTCGAGGCAATTCGCGACAGTGGCCGCGACGTCGGTTTCAAGGCCGCCGGCGGTATTCGCACCACCGAGGACGCCAAGGCGTATCTCGAGCTGGCCGCACGCATCATGGGCGACGACTGGGCCACACCCGTGCACTTCCGCTTCGGCGCCTCGGGGCTGCTCGACGCGTTGCTCGCCACCTTGGAAGTCGGTGACACCAAGGCGCCCCAAGACGGTTACTGA
- a CDS encoding DeoR/GlpR family DNA-binding transcription regulator, with protein sequence MNSRSAARLQWLQDTLRAEGMLPIAEAAQRCQVSEMTIRRDIAASQDTIVSLGGRLLLAEHPQVATGYDFAAQQDSFAQAKQRMCDEAARMVEADDTIFVDCGTTLIPLFARLDPNMPLTVVTYALNVANAIEQMALPHVRLVLLGGLYYPVSQSFGGEELVTAIRRLGINKAFISAAGVHVDKGVSCFHFHEVVPKQVALETAVQRILIADESKLDLVRPAFFADLETFDVMLTSGAAGEALRDTLVARPGHAWPTLQVL encoded by the coding sequence ATGAATAGCCGCAGTGCGGCACGCCTTCAATGGCTACAGGACACCTTGCGCGCAGAAGGCATGCTGCCGATCGCTGAGGCCGCTCAGCGCTGCCAGGTCTCGGAGATGACCATACGCCGCGACATCGCCGCCAGCCAGGACACCATCGTCTCGTTAGGCGGGCGTTTATTGCTGGCCGAGCATCCGCAGGTGGCCACCGGGTACGACTTCGCCGCCCAGCAGGACAGCTTCGCCCAGGCCAAGCAGCGCATGTGCGATGAGGCGGCACGCATGGTCGAGGCCGATGACACGATCTTCGTGGATTGCGGCACAACGCTGATTCCGCTGTTCGCCCGGCTCGATCCCAACATGCCGCTGACGGTGGTGACATACGCGCTCAACGTCGCCAATGCCATCGAGCAAATGGCGCTGCCTCACGTGCGCCTGGTATTGCTCGGCGGGCTCTATTATCCCGTGTCGCAGTCATTTGGAGGCGAGGAACTGGTCACCGCGATCCGCCGTTTGGGCATCAACAAGGCGTTCATTTCCGCCGCTGGCGTCCATGTCGATAAGGGGGTGAGCTGCTTTCACTTCCACGAGGTGGTGCCCAAGCAGGTGGCCCTGGAAACCGCCGTGCAACGGATCCTCATCGCCGACGAGAGCAAGCTCGACCTGGTGCGCCCGGCGTTTTTCGCCGATCTCGAGACCTTCGATGTGATGCTGACCAGCGGTGCGGCGGGCGAGGCATTGCGTGACACCCTGGTGGCGCGGCCGGGGCACGCTTGGCCGACGCTCCAGGTGTTGTGA
- a CDS encoding EAL domain-containing protein: protein MTHHFMMPGPVPHAIQGHWNPWLIVLSCLVAWLAASIGLLIGERMQDAEGRERRWVWLMAGAGMMGLGVWSMHFTGMLALRLPLPMQYDISLTLISLLPAMLGSGYALHSMAIPHPSPGRALGAGFVLGTGIGAMHYLGMEAMRMPVEVHYDVILFTLSLVVAWALGIVAMLLHRRCVRHQRLTHLNGRLLGVAACISLAISGMHYVAMSATYYMPTPAPHHTVETSSEWLAISVSGAVTLVLMLVALSVFIDRRLQRHARQSTMSREQLMEVIAAINDAFLLFDSHGRIVLSNRAFTAMTGYTSTDIQGKPLSVLEHSHESARIHRDIRRHIIDSGQWQGEIKARRKDGQAFPARLSVSCVEYSHGATRHYVATLHDLSARREAEAKIHRLAHHDTLTGLPNRQTLYTRLDAVQAASHTQGQSGALIMLDIDNFKALNDSRGNAAGDMLLRHVARRLKRFARHEHDLARLGGNEFALVVSGLPSDPDAALAELQHHMTTVRQVIGGVYDLDDHSHTTTHSLGGVWFGDDDVATDELVKRASLALSRAKQDGGNACHVFHPEMEAALQDRLWMEAELRQAIQDEQMRLYYQPQVDAEGNIIGAETLIRWQHPEHGMISPGAFIPLAEETGLIVPIGQWVLAKACERLAHWATDPALAHLQLSVNVSVHQFQQHDFVAQVLATLADHHAPPERLTLELTESLLLANVEGVIEKMMQLKHHGVSFSLDDFGTGYSSLAYLKRLPFNALKIDVSFVRDVLVEANDAAIVKTIIALADSLQLKTVAEGVETLPQRDFLAQLGCHHYQGYYYGRPGPVEAFETLVTPPPAQRTTLR from the coding sequence ATGACTCACCATTTCATGATGCCCGGCCCTGTACCCCATGCCATCCAAGGCCACTGGAACCCCTGGCTGATCGTACTTTCCTGTCTCGTGGCATGGTTGGCCGCCAGCATCGGCTTGTTGATCGGTGAGCGCATGCAAGACGCTGAAGGTCGGGAACGCCGCTGGGTATGGCTAATGGCGGGTGCCGGCATGATGGGGCTGGGAGTGTGGAGCATGCATTTTACCGGTATGCTGGCGTTGCGACTCCCCTTACCCATGCAGTACGACATTAGTCTGACACTCATCTCGCTATTGCCCGCCATGCTCGGCAGCGGCTACGCCTTGCATAGCATGGCTATCCCTCATCCATCTCCTGGACGTGCACTAGGCGCTGGCTTCGTCCTGGGGACCGGCATCGGCGCCATGCACTACTTGGGCATGGAAGCGATGCGCATGCCCGTGGAAGTTCACTACGACGTCATCCTGTTCACCCTGTCGCTCGTCGTTGCCTGGGCACTCGGCATCGTTGCTATGCTCCTTCACCGCCGCTGCGTGCGACACCAGCGTTTGACACATCTAAACGGGCGCTTGCTAGGGGTCGCCGCCTGCATTTCACTGGCTATCAGTGGCATGCATTACGTGGCCATGTCCGCCACGTATTACATGCCGACTCCCGCGCCTCACCACACGGTGGAAACCTCTTCCGAGTGGCTCGCCATCAGTGTCAGCGGTGCCGTCACGCTGGTATTGATGCTAGTAGCGCTGAGCGTGTTCATCGACCGGCGCCTACAACGCCACGCCCGTCAGTCGACGATGTCCCGCGAGCAGTTGATGGAAGTCATCGCCGCGATCAATGACGCCTTCCTGCTGTTCGATTCCCACGGCCGGATCGTACTCAGCAACCGGGCCTTCACGGCCATGACCGGTTACACCTCCACCGACATTCAGGGCAAGCCTCTGTCAGTGCTCGAGCACTCCCATGAAAGCGCCCGGATCCATCGCGATATCCGCCGTCACATCATCGATAGCGGACAATGGCAAGGTGAGATCAAGGCGCGACGCAAGGACGGCCAGGCGTTTCCCGCGCGCCTCAGCGTCAGCTGCGTCGAGTACAGCCACGGCGCCACCCGCCATTATGTTGCCACGCTCCACGATCTGAGCGCGCGCCGCGAGGCGGAGGCAAAAATTCATCGCCTCGCCCATCACGACACTCTGACTGGCCTGCCGAACCGCCAGACCCTATATACGCGCCTCGACGCCGTGCAAGCCGCGAGTCACACGCAAGGGCAAAGCGGTGCGCTGATCATGCTCGACATCGACAATTTCAAGGCACTCAACGACTCGCGGGGCAATGCCGCCGGCGATATGCTGCTGCGTCATGTAGCACGCCGGCTCAAGCGTTTCGCTCGTCACGAACACGACCTGGCACGCTTGGGCGGCAATGAATTCGCTCTGGTGGTGAGCGGCTTGCCATCCGATCCCGACGCCGCCCTTGCCGAACTGCAACACCACATGACCACCGTGCGACAGGTCATCGGCGGCGTGTACGATCTCGACGATCATTCACACACTACGACACATAGCCTGGGCGGGGTGTGGTTCGGTGACGACGACGTGGCAACGGACGAACTGGTCAAACGCGCCAGTCTGGCACTCTCGCGGGCCAAACAGGACGGTGGCAACGCATGTCATGTCTTCCATCCCGAGATGGAAGCCGCCCTGCAGGATCGTCTATGGATGGAAGCCGAGCTGCGCCAGGCTATCCAGGACGAGCAGATGCGCTTGTACTACCAACCCCAGGTCGATGCCGAAGGCAACATCATCGGGGCCGAGACGTTGATCCGCTGGCAGCATCCCGAACACGGCATGATCTCCCCGGGTGCATTCATTCCCCTCGCCGAAGAAACCGGTTTGATCGTGCCCATCGGGCAATGGGTGCTGGCAAAGGCATGCGAGCGGCTGGCGCACTGGGCCACCGATCCGGCCTTGGCCCACTTACAGCTGTCCGTCAATGTCAGCGTGCACCAGTTTCAGCAGCACGACTTCGTCGCCCAGGTACTGGCTACACTCGCCGATCATCACGCGCCGCCCGAACGGCTGACCCTGGAGCTCACCGAGAGCCTGCTACTCGCCAACGTCGAGGGTGTCATCGAGAAGATGATGCAGCTCAAGCACCACGGCGTGAGCTTTTCTTTGGATGACTTCGGTACTGGCTATTCGTCGCTGGCCTATTTGAAACGTCTGCCGTTCAATGCCTTGAAGATCGATGTTTCCTTCGTGCGAGATGTCCTGGTCGAGGCCAACGACGCCGCTATCGTCAAAACCATCATTGCCCTGGCCGACAGCCTGCAACTAAAAACCGTGGCCGAAGGTGTGGAAACCCTGCCCCAACGCGATTTCCTCGCGCAGCTCGGCTGTCATCATTATCAGGGCTATTACTACGGACGCCCAGGCCCGGTCGAGGCCTTCGAGACGCTCGTCACGCCGCCTCCCGCACAGCGCACTACTCTCAGATAG
- a CDS encoding purine-cytosine permease family protein — MTSTSSTRKVTETAESGEYERQRIPADKQLNGTYFLGAYAGEHVAGTEFVIGASLVALGVSTSDLIWGLLLGNLLAVLSWAWVCSPIATRSRMTIYWYLERLAGKHFSTAYNLLNGLIFAVVSGAMVTVSASAFRVMTDIPPQTAWYPQSVSFVMLALFVGAITVWMTIKGFKLIANFSTVCSPWMATMFLASGIVTVPVLLHTGQLDGITSLNGVLDTFVWTGTTPDGSAGISVWVIAAWAWGANLPMHLGMSDMSILRFARKSSYGYFSAAGMYIGHFMAWICAGLMGATAALLAKSSLIEMDPGGVAFRILGAMGLIAVVVAGWTTSIPSLYRAGLAFQAVFDRFSRVQVTVATGAVTTVIACFPFVFTQWLNVLSYFIMLIAPVGAIIAAEHFLLPRLGIRPFWREQHGLAINLPAFASWGLGVVVGIMLLSLHAIHLFALFIPVWLVSFLGYPLLCHLAGAAKGNDAREPYEDAYGPVLKRDSTETPPTGYQPVNRRNPWYAIAAVCLIAILGIAGWGAVTDSPVEHLDIFQSLIIIPTLLYFIAAIVWMKSRRKPRSRTGHATSSLVSRAD, encoded by the coding sequence ATGACTTCGACTTCAAGCACAAGGAAAGTTACCGAGACCGCTGAAAGCGGCGAGTATGAGCGCCAGCGTATTCCAGCCGACAAACAACTCAACGGTACCTACTTTCTCGGCGCCTATGCCGGTGAGCATGTGGCCGGCACGGAGTTCGTCATCGGCGCCTCGCTGGTCGCTCTGGGTGTCAGTACCAGCGACCTAATCTGGGGCCTGCTGCTTGGCAATCTGCTCGCCGTGCTGTCCTGGGCCTGGGTTTGTAGCCCGATCGCCACTCGCTCGCGCATGACCATCTATTGGTATCTGGAGCGACTGGCCGGCAAGCACTTCTCGACCGCCTATAACCTGCTCAACGGCCTGATCTTCGCGGTGGTCTCCGGCGCCATGGTCACGGTATCGGCCTCGGCCTTCCGCGTCATGACCGATATACCGCCACAGACAGCCTGGTATCCCCAGAGTGTCAGCTTCGTGATGCTGGCGCTGTTCGTCGGCGCCATCACCGTGTGGATGACGATCAAGGGTTTCAAGCTGATCGCCAACTTCTCGACGGTCTGCTCCCCGTGGATGGCTACCATGTTCCTGGCCAGCGGTATCGTCACCGTGCCCGTGCTGCTGCACACCGGCCAACTCGACGGCATCACTTCGCTCAATGGCGTTCTCGATACCTTCGTATGGACCGGCACCACGCCTGACGGCTCCGCAGGGATTTCAGTGTGGGTCATTGCCGCCTGGGCCTGGGGCGCCAACCTGCCCATGCATCTGGGCATGAGCGACATGAGCATCCTGCGCTTCGCGCGCAAGTCCAGCTATGGCTACTTCTCCGCCGCCGGCATGTACATCGGCCATTTCATGGCCTGGATTTGCGCTGGCCTGATGGGGGCCACCGCCGCCCTGCTGGCGAAATCCTCGCTCATCGAGATGGACCCGGGCGGTGTTGCGTTCCGTATCCTCGGCGCCATGGGGCTGATCGCCGTGGTGGTCGCCGGCTGGACGACGTCCATCCCCAGCCTGTACCGCGCCGGCCTGGCCTTTCAGGCCGTGTTCGACCGCTTCTCACGTGTCCAGGTCACCGTCGCCACCGGCGCCGTGACGACGGTGATTGCCTGTTTCCCGTTCGTGTTCACCCAATGGCTGAACGTCCTGTCGTATTTCATCATGCTGATCGCCCCGGTCGGTGCCATCATAGCTGCTGAGCACTTCCTGCTGCCGCGTCTGGGTATTCGTCCCTTCTGGCGTGAGCAACACGGACTCGCCATCAACCTGCCTGCCTTTGCTTCGTGGGGACTCGGTGTAGTAGTAGGGATCATGCTGTTGTCACTTCACGCCATCCACCTGTTCGCCCTGTTTATTCCCGTGTGGCTGGTCAGCTTCCTCGGCTATCCGCTGCTTTGCCATCTCGCTGGGGCCGCCAAAGGCAATGACGCCCGGGAGCCTTACGAAGACGCTTATGGTCCGGTACTCAAACGTGATTCCACGGAGACTCCACCTACAGGCTACCAGCCGGTCAATCGCCGCAACCCTTGGTATGCCATCGCCGCGGTCTGTCTGATTGCCATCCTGGGCATCGCCGGCTGGGGCGCGGTCACCGATAGTCCCGTGGAACATTTGGATATCTTCCAGAGCCTAATAATCATCCCAACTCTGCTCTACTTCATTGCCGCCATCGTGTGGATGAAAAGCCGTCGCAAGCCACGCTCCCGGACCGGTCACGCCACCTCGTCTCTAGTCAGTCGCGCCGATTGA